A genomic window from Terriglobia bacterium includes:
- a CDS encoding Fic family protein has translation MNPADFKADSPGRLIAIPEGGMAFVPAPIPIDLPLSSEITQLAEEAGHALGLLEGVTRSLPNSKLLVRPLLRREAELSSRIEGTYASQKELLLFEINPTEAKNPDVKEVQNYVDALEYGLKRLRDLPVCLRLISELHAQLMRGVRGGDRRAGEFRRVQNWIGRHGRSITEARFVPPPPAELAACLDAFEKVLHAESPLPFLVRLALSHYQFEAIHPFEDGNGRIGRLLLLLLLCERGILSQPVLQLSAHFERNRAEYYDHLLDISQSGAWESWITFFLRGVAQEAKEATARSEKLLNLRQEYRDQLQGPRASAHALKLVDSLFMTPAVTISGAAQILKVTFPSAQATVQKLVDAGILHEITGKPRNRVYLAPRILSIVTHGQASAKPE, from the coding sequence ATGAATCCTGCAGATTTCAAAGCAGATAGCCCTGGTCGATTGATTGCCATCCCCGAAGGTGGAATGGCATTTGTGCCCGCACCTATTCCTATCGACCTCCCGCTCAGCTCCGAAATCACGCAGCTTGCCGAGGAGGCAGGCCATGCGCTTGGTTTGCTCGAAGGCGTCACTCGTTCGCTCCCAAACTCGAAACTTCTCGTACGTCCATTATTGCGCCGCGAAGCCGAACTCTCCAGCCGCATAGAAGGAACGTATGCTTCTCAGAAAGAGTTGCTGCTGTTTGAAATCAACCCCACAGAAGCCAAGAACCCAGACGTAAAGGAAGTACAGAACTACGTCGATGCTCTAGAATATGGACTCAAACGTCTCCGCGATTTGCCTGTATGCCTCCGATTGATCAGCGAGTTGCATGCGCAACTCATGCGCGGTGTTCGCGGAGGGGATCGGCGGGCTGGCGAGTTCCGGCGTGTACAAAACTGGATTGGACGTCATGGCCGGTCAATCACAGAAGCGCGATTCGTGCCGCCACCTCCCGCGGAACTAGCTGCTTGTCTCGATGCATTTGAGAAGGTACTCCACGCAGAAAGCCCGCTGCCGTTCCTGGTTCGGCTTGCGCTGAGCCACTACCAATTTGAAGCAATTCACCCGTTCGAGGACGGCAATGGCCGCATCGGCCGTCTCCTGCTGCTCCTCTTGTTGTGCGAGAGGGGCATCCTCTCGCAACCCGTCCTCCAATTAAGTGCCCATTTTGAACGTAATCGAGCTGAATACTACGACCATCTCCTCGATATTAGTCAGTCGGGGGCATGGGAGTCTTGGATCACCTTTTTCCTGCGCGGTGTGGCACAGGAAGCAAAGGAAGCAACAGCACGATCGGAAAAACTCTTGAATCTTCGTCAGGAGTACCGTGACCAGTTGCAGGGCCCGCGAGCATCCGCTCACGCGCTAAAGCTAGTCGACTCCCTTTTCATGACACCTGCAGTGACAATTTCCGGGGCCGCGCAAATATTAAAAGTAACTTTTCCGAGTGCCCAAGCCACTGTCCAGAAACTCGTGGATGCCGGCATCCTGCATGAGATTACCGGCAAACCCCGTAATCGGGTTTATTTGGCCCCGCGCATCCTATCTATCGTGACCCACGGTCAAGCATCTGCTAAGCCGGAGTAA
- a CDS encoding terminase family protein yields MATRRSRGRAGALRVSAHYQPFPRQREFHCSPAKYRLFGGAAGPGKTKALLWEAILQANETPGCDTLLLRRTYPELETSLLAYLRRDVPRALYRSYNESKHVVTWHNGSTTRFGYCRNEHDVYQYQGAEFLFIGIDELTHFTLKQWQFLTSRNRCPVRGSYPCMAGATNPGNIGHAWVKALWVDHVPPPGFERAELYDPEEYDFIRARLDDNPIYANDAAYRRTLEALPEHLRQAFLAGDWNVFAGQYFDVFDVGRHTARPEELRLEPWWPRWISVDWGFQHPSAVYWHCAVPAAGTDSARIVTYREFVQNGLSPRMLGQAIAERSGRERIGEVFLSPDAFAHRTAETSIAEQLGEVLAGNGLPRPAPADDDRVGGWQWMYQLLENDAWVITENCARLIECLPLLVRDDRRVEDIRKMDGDDAADAARYGLVSGARLAGLTIGDRDGRARRAVPLQADAGPHFVTGMPLGEQIARQVTATDQTSRAIHFQRLESEARKAFRPAKFPRRW; encoded by the coding sequence ATGGCCACACGACGAAGCCGGGGACGGGCGGGGGCGCTGCGGGTGAGTGCGCACTACCAGCCGTTCCCGCGGCAGCGCGAATTTCATTGTTCGCCGGCGAAGTACCGGCTCTTTGGAGGCGCGGCGGGGCCGGGGAAGACCAAGGCGCTGCTGTGGGAAGCGATCCTGCAGGCCAACGAGACGCCGGGGTGCGACACGCTGCTGCTGCGGCGGACGTATCCGGAGCTGGAGACGTCGCTGCTGGCCTATCTCCGGCGCGACGTGCCGCGGGCGCTGTATCGCAGCTACAACGAATCGAAGCATGTGGTGACCTGGCACAACGGGTCGACCACGCGGTTCGGCTACTGCCGCAATGAACATGACGTCTATCAGTACCAGGGCGCGGAGTTTCTGTTCATCGGGATCGACGAGCTGACGCATTTTACCCTGAAGCAGTGGCAGTTTCTGACTTCGCGCAACCGCTGTCCCGTGCGGGGAAGTTATCCGTGCATGGCGGGGGCGACGAATCCGGGGAACATCGGGCACGCCTGGGTGAAGGCGCTGTGGGTGGACCACGTGCCGCCGCCGGGATTCGAGCGGGCGGAGCTGTACGACCCAGAAGAGTACGATTTCATCCGCGCGCGGCTGGACGACAACCCCATCTACGCGAACGATGCGGCCTACCGGCGGACGCTGGAAGCGCTGCCGGAGCATCTGCGGCAGGCGTTTCTGGCGGGCGACTGGAACGTCTTTGCCGGGCAGTACTTCGACGTGTTCGATGTGGGACGGCACACGGCGCGGCCGGAGGAGCTGCGGCTGGAGCCCTGGTGGCCGCGGTGGATCTCGGTGGACTGGGGATTTCAGCATCCCAGCGCGGTGTATTGGCATTGCGCCGTTCCCGCCGCAGGAACCGACAGCGCGCGAATCGTCACCTACAGGGAATTTGTGCAGAACGGATTGTCGCCGCGGATGCTGGGGCAGGCGATTGCCGAGCGCAGCGGGCGGGAGCGGATCGGCGAGGTGTTTCTCTCGCCGGATGCGTTTGCGCACCGCACGGCGGAGACGTCCATCGCGGAGCAGTTGGGCGAGGTGCTGGCGGGCAACGGGCTGCCGCGGCCGGCGCCGGCCGACGATGACCGCGTGGGCGGGTGGCAATGGATGTACCAGTTGCTGGAGAACGACGCGTGGGTGATCACGGAGAATTGCGCGCGATTGATCGAGTGTTTGCCGCTGCTGGTGCGCGACGACCGGCGGGTCGAAGACATCCGCAAGATGGATGGGGATGATGCGGCGGATGCGGCGCGGTACGGGCTGGTGTCGGGAGCGCGGCTGGCGGGGTTGACGATAGGCGATAGGGACGGACGGGCACGGCGTGCCGTGCCCCTACAGGCGGATGCGGGGCCGCATTTTGTGACGGGCATGCCGCTGGGGGAGCAGATTGCGCGGCAGGTGACGGCAACGGACCAGACGTCGCGGGCGATCCATTTTCAGCGGCTGGAGAGCGAGGCGCGCAAGGCGTTCCGCCCGGCGAAGTTTCCCCGGCGGTGGTAG